The following proteins come from a genomic window of Desulfonatronum sp. SC1:
- a CDS encoding formate dehydrogenase subunit gamma, translating into MSSTNAKVRIKRFTATQRLFHLVLMVTFLIQSATGLARMYHETAWGQGLGNIFGGFEASLTVHVYVGIFMICAFVVHVLYALLNMFINRTGLFGPDSLLPRMADLRQAARHVGWILGLAKHPPLDRWGYWEKFDYWAVFWGMVILGGTGLLLAYPLASSNYMPGWGLNVAFWVHRIEAILAMVHIFVIHFFIAHLRRSNFPMDRTIFQGSADLRVAEHERPAWLARLKESGQLDQMIVGEVPVFKRAVFLVIGFAAVAAGVYMLIGGLVHAPLITW; encoded by the coding sequence ATGAGCAGCACTAACGCCAAAGTCCGGATCAAGCGGTTCACCGCGACGCAACGATTGTTTCACTTGGTGCTTATGGTCACCTTCCTGATCCAGTCCGCCACCGGGCTGGCCAGGATGTACCACGAGACGGCCTGGGGGCAGGGTCTCGGAAATATTTTCGGCGGATTCGAGGCCTCCCTGACCGTCCATGTCTACGTGGGCATTTTCATGATCTGCGCGTTCGTGGTTCATGTCCTTTATGCACTGCTCAACATGTTCATCAACCGAACCGGTCTGTTCGGGCCGGATTCCCTGCTGCCCCGAATGGCCGACCTGAGACAGGCCGCTCGGCACGTGGGTTGGATTCTCGGCCTGGCCAAGCATCCGCCGCTGGATCGCTGGGGATACTGGGAAAAATTCGACTATTGGGCCGTTTTTTGGGGCATGGTCATCCTGGGCGGGACCGGCCTGCTCCTGGCCTATCCCCTGGCGTCCAGCAACTACATGCCCGGCTGGGGGCTGAACGTGGCCTTCTGGGTGCACCGCATCGAGGCCATCCTGGCCATGGTCCACATCTTCGTCATCCACTTCTTCATCGCCCATTTGCGGCGCAGCAACTTCCCCATGGACCGGACCATCTTCCAGGGCAGCGCGGACCTGCGCGTCGCCGAACACGAACGTCCGGCCTGGCTGGCCCGGCTGAAGGAATCCGGTCAACTGGACCAGATGATCGTCGGCGAAGTTCCGGTTTTCAAGCGGGCCGTCTTCCTGGTCATCGGCTTCGCCGCCGTGGCCGCCGGCGTGTACATGCTCATCGGCGGGCTGGTTCACGCGCCACTCATTACGTGGTGA